The DNA sequence TTTTGCTAATGCTTGTATCGCAACATCATACAGACCAGGGGCATGAAACGCTTCTACTAGTGTTTGATGTAGTTCTGCGTCTTTTTCATAGATTTTTAATACATGAGGGGTTTTATAGCCTAGAGCAAATTCGATCAACCGATACTGAAACGATTGAAAGCCAGATGCTTGGCCTAAGGAATCGCGAAATTCCATATATTCAGATGGAGTCATGGTTGATAAAACATCCCACGACTGTATAATTTGTGATTGGATTTTCGAAACCCTTGCTAGTTGTTTGAAGGATGTTTGCATGTCCCCCTGCTTAATCGATTGTATAGCGGCTGTCATTTCATGAAGAATAAGCTTCATCCAGAGTTCACTTATTTGATGAATAATAATAAAAAGCATTTCGTCATGATGACCAGATAACCGCGCTTGACTTGAGAGAATTTTTTCAAGCTGCAAATATTCACCATACGTCATATTATTTGTAAAATCAGTGTGGATGTTTTTTTCTGATGCTGTCGTTGAAACTTGTTTTTGTTTGTCACCGTATGTCATAAACTATAAGTCTCCTTTATATACGTCTTACTACAGCACGAACGGGACTTCCATCTGCGTCTTTAATAGGTAGTGGAAGTGCTATTAATTCATAGTCTCCAGGTTCGAGTTGATCAAGCATCACGTTTTCTAAAATGTGAATCCCATTTTCGTATAAAGAATGGTGGCCCTCCATGTCTTTGCTATCCAATTTGTCAACTGAAGGAACATCTACGCCGACTAACTTAATTCCTTTTTCATTTAAAAATTCCGCCCCAGATTTTGTAATATAAGGAATTGACTCAGGAAAAAAAGTAGGATTATTCGGAATTGACGTTCGCATTAGCAGACGCGTAACTCCTTCTAAATCAAATTCTTTTAAGAGATCCCGATCAATTTTTACAGCTGAGGATACGTCTATCATTCGGCATGGACCAATGTAAAGATTGATATCTAAATCTAAAATTCGTTCTCCATCATTTTTGAAATGAAACGGTGCATCAACATGTGTTCCGCTATGAAGACTGGTCGTTATTTTTCCAATATTAACAGAACCTGTTTGTTCCTTGGTATAGGTCAGCTCATACGAAAATGGTGTGTCTCCTGGCCAATGAGCAAGGTCATTGGTCAATGGTTGTGAGATATCAATCCATCCTTTTGTATTTTTAATTTGTTTTTTCATGGCTTAAGCTACCACTCCACGTTTATTTTCAAATTTTTTATATTGTTCTTCTTTCATTATTTTTTTGAGCTTTTGAACAACGTCCCACACTTCAGTAAACGTATTATATAGAGCAACTGGTGCAAGGCGAATACCATTTGGAGAGCGGAAATCAGGAATAATCTTATTTTCC is a window from the Anaerobacillus sp. CMMVII genome containing:
- the kynA gene encoding tryptophan 2,3-dioxygenase — its product is MTYGDKQKQVSTTASEKNIHTDFTNNMTYGEYLQLEKILSSQARLSGHHDEMLFIIIHQISELWMKLILHEMTAAIQSIKQGDMQTSFKQLARVSKIQSQIIQSWDVLSTMTPSEYMEFRDSLGQASGFQSFQYRLIEFALGYKTPHVLKIYEKDAELHQTLVEAFHAPGLYDVAIQALAKAGLTIHPDVLARDYSVPYEPDQTVKSAWLEVYRNVETYWELYQLAEKLVDIEDWLQQWRFRHMKTVERIIGFKMGTGGSSGVNYLKKVLDQRFFPELWDIRTEL
- the kynB gene encoding arylformamidase, yielding MKKQIKNTKGWIDISQPLTNDLAHWPGDTPFSYELTYTKEQTGSVNIGKITTSLHSGTHVDAPFHFKNDGERILDLDINLYIGPCRMIDVSSAVKIDRDLLKEFDLEGVTRLLMRTSIPNNPTFFPESIPYITKSGAEFLNEKGIKLVGVDVPSVDKLDSKDMEGHHSLYENGIHILENVMLDQLEPGDYELIALPLPIKDADGSPVRAVVRRI